The Ascaphus truei isolate aAscTru1 chromosome 3, aAscTru1.hap1, whole genome shotgun sequence genome includes a region encoding these proteins:
- the PRSS23 gene encoding serine protease 23 has product MVEARVPALCVLLCLVSYVEPQNTHWKPTWPNYKVPVILPQSTFDLDKAHFDAIPRLDVASACGPECHKHSPMPTFDELKEYMSYETLYSNGSRTMTEVGIYVLGNRAESERSGGKSRRKRQIYGSDSRFSIFGKDFLLNYPFSTSVKLSTGCTGTLVAEKHVLTAAHCIHDGKSYVKGAQKLRVGFLKPKYKDGGKGLNQTNSRIPEKMKFQWIRVKRTHVPKGWIKGNANDIGMDYDYALLELKKPHKRKFMMIGVSPSGRQLPGGRIHFSGYDNDRPGNLVYRFCEIKDETYDLLYQQCDAQPGASGSGVYVRMWKRQKQKWERKIIGIFSGHQWVDKNGVPHDFNVAVRITPLKYAQICFWIKGNYIDCRDG; this is encoded by the coding sequence ATGGTTGAAGCAAGAGTTCCTGCATTGTGTGTCCTCCTGTGCTTAGTGTCCTATGTGGAACCACAGAACACTCATTGGAAACCAACATGGCCAAATTACAAAGTTCCAGTCATTCTTCCACAATCTACTTTTGATTTGGACAAAGCACATTTTGATGCAATACCAAGACTAGATGTGGCATCTGCTTGTGGACCAGAATGTCACAAACATTCGCCAATGCCTACATTTGATGAACTTAAAGAATACATGTCTTACGAAACCTTATATTCCAATGGGAGCCGTACTATGACCGAAGTAGGAATTTACGTTCTTGGCAACAGAGCCGAGTCTGAACGAAGTGGTGGTAAATCACGCAGGAAGAGGCAGATTTATGGATCTGATAGTAGGTTTAGTATATTTGGAAAAGACTTTTTGTTGAATTATCCCTTTTCTACATCAGTAAAATTATCCACTGGCTGTACTGGCACTTTGGTGGCAGAAAAACATGTCCTAACTGCAGCTCACTGCATCCATGATGGTAAAAGTTATGTCAAAGGAGCACAGAAGCTGAGAGTGGGTTTCTTAAAACCCAAGTATAAAGATGGTGGGAAAGGACTGAACCAGACAAATTCTAGAATTCCCGAAAAGATGAAGTTCCAGTGGATTCGAGTGAAAAGGACACATGTTCCCAAAGGTTGGATAAAAGGAAATGCCAATGATATTGGCATGGATTATGACTATGCTTTGTTAGAACTCAAGAAACCTCACAAAAGAAAATTCATGATGATAGGTGTAAGCCCCTCAGGTCGTCAGTTACCTGGTGGAAGAATTCACTTTTCTGGCTATGACAATGATAGGCCGGGCAACTTAGTTTACCGCTTCTGTGAAATAAAGGATGAAACATATGACCTTCTGTATCAACAGTGTGATGCTCAGCCTGGTGCTAGTGGCTCTGGGGTGTATGTGAGAATGTGGAAAAGACAGAAACAGAAATGGGAGCGGAAGATCATTGGAATATTTTCTGGGCACCAATGGGTAGACAAGAATGGCGTCCCACATGATTTTAATGTAGCTGTACGCATAACACCCCTTAAATATGCACAGATATGTTTCTGGATCAAGGGAAACTACATTGATTGCAGAGATGGATAA